The following proteins are co-located in the Roseovarius arcticus genome:
- the ctaA gene encoding heme A synthase yields the protein MAEKRSIFQEVETPGAAPVAPRGGMIDAGRRGARRGIRLWLMVLFALVVVMIAVGGLTRLTDSGLSITEWRPLTGAIPPLNVADWQAEFKLYQAIPEFQAQNSWMSLEDFKAIYWWEWGHRQLGRFIGLVWAVGFFGFLAARQIPAGWTGRLLLLGALGGAQGAIGWWMVYSGLGGDRTDVASYRLATHLGLAFVILGFITWYFLLLSRPEREVMQARRTREARLFGLGTGWMHFAFVQILIGALVAGIDAGRSYTEWPLMGGALWPQQMMVIEPWWRNFFENPGTVQFVHRMVGYALLAFSILAVMRGRRSAYVATRRAFTLAFVAVLAQIVLGIITVVLGAPWQVAIAHQFLAVIVWVLIIRARFHTGYPAAQSIRGK from the coding sequence ATCCGCCTTTGGCTGATGGTGCTCTTTGCGCTGGTCGTCGTGATGATCGCTGTCGGTGGCCTGACACGGCTGACCGATAGTGGTCTGTCGATCACCGAATGGCGCCCGCTGACGGGGGCAATTCCGCCACTGAATGTCGCTGACTGGCAGGCGGAATTTAAGCTCTATCAGGCCATCCCCGAATTTCAGGCGCAAAACAGTTGGATGAGCCTTGAGGATTTCAAGGCGATCTATTGGTGGGAATGGGGCCATCGCCAGTTAGGCCGTTTCATTGGTCTGGTCTGGGCCGTTGGCTTTTTCGGCTTTCTGGCAGCGCGCCAGATTCCGGCGGGCTGGACAGGTCGGCTGCTGCTGCTGGGCGCACTTGGCGGCGCGCAGGGGGCTATCGGCTGGTGGATGGTCTATTCTGGCCTTGGCGGCGACAGGACCGATGTGGCGTCCTATCGCCTTGCCACGCATCTAGGTCTCGCCTTTGTCATTTTGGGTTTTATCACTTGGTACTTCCTGCTGCTTTCGCGCCCCGAACGCGAGGTTATGCAGGCCCGGCGCACGCGTGAGGCGCGTCTCTTTGGCCTCGGCACAGGGTGGATGCATTTTGCCTTTGTGCAAATACTCATCGGCGCGCTTGTCGCCGGCATAGACGCCGGGCGCAGCTATACCGAATGGCCGCTGATGGGCGGCGCACTGTGGCCGCAGCAGATGATGGTGATTGAGCCGTGGTGGCGCAACTTCTTTGAAAACCCCGGTACTGTGCAGTTTGTCCACCGCATGGTCGGCTACGCGCTGCTGGCGTTTTCGATCTTGGCCGTCATGCGCGGACGGCGCAGCGCATATGTTGCGACGCGCCGTGCATTTACACTCGCCTTCGTTGCAGTGCTCGCCCAGATTGTCCTTGGGATCATCACGGTTGTGCTGGGCGCGCCGTGGCAGGTGGCAATTGCGCATCAGTTTTTGGCGGTCATCGTATGGGTGCTGATCATCCGCGCAAGGTTCCACACCGGATACCCGGCTGCACAATCCATTAGAGGCAAATAA